The DNA segment CGACGTGCTCACCGGTCGATCGGCGCGCAGCCGGTCGGGGCGCGTCATCCCGTATGTCGTCTTCACCGACCCCCAGGTCGCCGGAGTCGGTCTCAACGAGCGCGAGGCCCGCGCACGCGGCGTTCGATTCGACGTGGCGAAGATGCCGTTCGGGCAGGTGGCGCGTGCCATCGAGATCGACGAGACCGCCGGTCTTCTCAAGCTTCTCGTCGACCCGCAGACGGAGCGGATCGTCGGCGCGAACATCGTCGGCGCGGAGGCCGGCGAGCTGATCCACGTGTTCGCCGCGCTCATGCAGGCGGGAGCTACCGCTCGCGCGGTGGTGGACGTGGAGATGGCCCACCCCACCTTCGCCGAAGGCGTACAGAGCGTTGCGATGCAGCTGCCGCGGTACGCCCTGGGCTGACGATCAGGCCTCTTCGAGAGGATCGATGGGATCGAGAACGAGACCGGACGCCAGCTTGGGGAAGAAGAAGGTCGACTTCTGCGGCATCACCTCGCCCGCGTCCGCGACCGCTTTCAGTTGGGAGATCCGCGTCGGATTGAGCAGGAACGCCGCCTGCACGTCGGGCCGCCGGGACTCTTCGAGGGCGGCGTCGAAGTCCTTCAGGTAGCGAAGATTCGTTTGCTTCTCCTGCGCGGCGCGATCGATGCCGAGCGTCTGCTCGAGCACCAGCGCGTGGAGGATGGGGACATCGAGCGTGCGGAGCGGCTCGGGCCCAGCCACGGCCGCTTCCGCTCCGGGGCGGAGGGAGAGGAGGAAGATGCGCCCGCGGGAAGCGAGGAGGAAGCTTCGTTCGCGGGACGCGAGCTTCGTGCGCAGCTCCGCGGAGCTCATGGCCGCAAGCTCATCGACGGCGAACCGCGAGCGAAACTGCCCGAGCACGCGCTCGAGGTCGAAATCGGCAAGCCCGTGGACGACCCGATGCGTGGGCAGGATGACGACGCCGGGATCCTCCATGCTGGTGAGGAACATCGACCCGTACTCGATCGACGCTCGCGGAGACCGGGCCTGCGGCCGCAGCTCCTCGCGGATCGCCAGCATCGTCTCGTAACGATGGTGGCCGTCGGCGATGTACACCTTGCGATCGGCCATCGCTGCGGCGATCCGCTGATGCGCACCGGCATCCGTCAGGCGCCAGATCCTGTGAACGGTGTTACCCAGATGCGCCTCGAGCTCAGGTGCGCCGGAATCGACCGGGTCGAACTCGCGGTCGACGATCCT comes from the Deltaproteobacteria bacterium genome and includes:
- a CDS encoding DUF1015 domain-containing protein; this translates as MAEVVPFRAVRYDLSRAGVADSLIAPPYDVIAESDRSELEAKSPFNIVRVDLPQGDREGKYRNAASELRRWLEDRILRRDDAPALYRYHQVFSVGGREHTRKGFICRIRLRRFDERVVLPHERTLSGPRLDRLELARACRMHLSQVFGLYSDPARIVDREFDPVDSGAPELEAHLGNTVHRIWRLTDAGAHQRIAAAMADRKVYIADGHHRYETMLAIREELRPQARSPRASIEYGSMFLTSMEDPGVVILPTHRVVHGLADFDLERVLGQFRSRFAVDELAAMSSAELRTKLASRERSFLLASRGRIFLLSLRPGAEAAVAGPEPLRTLDVPILHALVLEQTLGIDRAAQEKQTNLRYLKDFDAALEESRRPDVQAAFLLNPTRISQLKAVADAGEVMPQKSTFFFPKLASGLVLDPIDPLEEA